The following coding sequences are from one Campylobacter sp. RM16187 window:
- the dapF gene encoding diaminopimelate epimerase encodes MRVSKYNASGNDFVIFHTFVSEDRSELAKRLCDRFNGIGADGLIVLLPFKNGAKWEFYNNDGSYAAMCGNGSRAALLYAVTNKLTNANDITLATGAGSVSGSVSGDMVEVELTSPVKLADKFSEEGREWYFYDTGVPHLVSFCENLSEFDLNLARKMRQNHNSNVNFAKVESGNLLVRTYERGVEAETNACGTGMAACFYAGVKNLGLKEQISVFPKSGEELGLRLKDEKIFFKGKVRHCFDANFME; translated from the coding sequence ATGAGAGTATCAAAGTATAACGCAAGCGGCAATGATTTTGTTATATTTCACACTTTTGTTAGCGAGGATCGAAGCGAGTTAGCTAAAAGGCTTTGCGATAGATTTAACGGCATAGGAGCTGACGGTCTTATCGTGCTACTTCCTTTTAAAAACGGCGCAAAATGGGAGTTTTATAACAACGACGGAAGTTATGCAGCGATGTGTGGTAATGGCTCTCGTGCAGCGCTTTTATATGCCGTTACTAACAAACTAACTAACGCAAATGATATAACGCTAGCTACGGGTGCTGGAAGCGTTAGCGGTAGCGTAAGCGGCGATATGGTGGAAGTTGAACTAACAAGCCCGGTTAAGTTAGCGGATAAATTTAGTGAGGAAGGGCGAGAGTGGTACTTTTATGATACGGGTGTGCCACATCTTGTTAGTTTTTGTGAGAATTTGAGTGAGTTTGATCTGAATTTAGCTCGTAAAATGCGTCAAAACCATAATTCAAACGTAAATTTTGCCAAAGTCGAAAGTGGAAATTTACTCGTTAGAACATATGAGCGTGGAGTTGAGGCTGAGACAAACGCTTGCGGAACAGGCATGGCTGCATGCTTTTATGCGGGAGTTAAAAATTTAGGCTTAAAAGAGCAAATTTCTGTCTTTCCAAAGAGTGGCGAAGAGCTTGGTTTGAGACTTAAAGATGAAAAGATATTTTTTAAAGGCAAGGTAAGACACTGCTTTGATGCGAATTTTATGGAGTAA
- a CDS encoding glucosaminidase domain-containing protein has protein sequence MRILWSKIWSTLLLAISLHAGFSDEYYTLKGKAKKEAFIAEIRPIIVNVNSVIASKRAFCVAFVIQAWRQGLRELDEDNYKQLAKIASEYNIRHIFNINEYLVRMGEIPVSLAIAQAAIESGWGESRFTKEANNIFGHYTWGEVGLVPLDRERGKRHKIRIFSSLQESVMMYALNLNSNAAYENFRLSRAEFARSGKLFSGISAAETMQNYSELGEEYVTMLKTLINQLDLTKYDY, from the coding sequence ATGCGAATTTTATGGAGTAAAATTTGGTCTACTTTGCTTCTTGCTATTAGCCTGCATGCGGGCTTTAGTGATGAGTACTACACGCTAAAAGGCAAAGCGAAAAAAGAAGCTTTTATAGCTGAAATCAGACCAATTATCGTAAATGTAAATAGCGTTATAGCTTCAAAGCGTGCATTTTGCGTAGCTTTTGTCATACAAGCTTGGAGACAGGGTCTGCGTGAGCTTGATGAGGATAATTACAAGCAGCTAGCTAAAATCGCAAGCGAGTACAATATCAGGCATATTTTTAACATAAATGAATATCTCGTGCGTATGGGCGAAATTCCCGTTTCGCTAGCGATAGCTCAAGCGGCGATAGAGAGTGGTTGGGGCGAGAGCCGCTTCACGAAAGAGGCAAATAATATCTTTGGGCACTATACTTGGGGCGAAGTAGGGCTTGTGCCACTTGATAGAGAGCGCGGTAAGCGACATAAGATCAGGATTTTTAGTAGTTTGCAAGAGTCTGTCATGATGTATGCACTAAATTTGAACTCAAACGCTGCGTATGAAAATTTTAGATTGTCCCGTGCGGAATTTGCAAGAAGCGGAAAGCTCTTTAGCGGTATTAGTGCCGCTGAGACCATGCAAAACTACTCAGAACTTGGTGAAGAGTACGTAACAATGCTAAAAACGCTTATCAATCAGCTTGATTTGACGAAGTATGATTATTGA
- the rplT gene encoding 50S ribosomal protein L20 — protein sequence MARVKTGVVRRRRHKKVLKLARGFYSGRRKHFRKAKEQLERSLVYAYRDRRAKKRDFRRLWIVRINAACRLNDISYSRFINGLKKANIELDRKILADMAMNDPKAFAQIASQAKAALK from the coding sequence ATGGCAAGAGTAAAAACAGGCGTAGTTAGAAGAAGACGCCATAAAAAGGTATTGAAGCTAGCTCGTGGCTTTTACAGCGGTAGACGCAAACACTTTAGAAAAGCTAAAGAGCAGCTAGAAAGAAGTTTAGTATATGCTTACAGAGACAGACGCGCGAAAAAACGCGATTTTAGACGTCTTTGGATAGTTAGAATCAACGCTGCATGCAGACTAAATGATATCAGCTATTCACGCTTTATAAACGGTCTTAAGAAAGCAAATATCGAATTAGATAGAAAAATTTTAGCCGATATGGCTATGAATGACCCAAAAGCTTTTGCACAAATTGCTTCACAAGCAAAGGCTGCTTTAAAATAA
- the rpmI gene encoding 50S ribosomal protein L35 has protein sequence MPKMKSVRGAAKRFKVGKNKIKRGSAFRSHILTKKSRNRKRDLRSPQYVDSTNVASVRSMLCM, from the coding sequence ATGCCTAAAATGAAGTCAGTTCGTGGTGCTGCTAAACGTTTTAAAGTGGGTAAAAACAAGATTAAAAGAGGCTCAGCATTTAGAAGCCACATTTTAACCAAAAAATCTCGCAACAGAAAAAGAGATTTAAGAAGCCCTCAATACGTTGATAGCACGAATGTTGCAAGCGTTAGATCAATGCTTTGCATGTAA
- a CDS encoding isoprenylcysteine carboxyl methyltransferase family protein, giving the protein MDYSVVIIVAVIFIVRLAFLKVSKQNEQAILASGGKEYGVQNSKRLTILHILFYFSCLVEAVLRRAELDIQGLLGCVLVAFALVMLYVVTQLLKGIWTVKLMIANEHKFNDHWLFRVVKHPNYFLNIVPELIGLALLCHALYSAVVILPFYAFVLYKRIEEENRLIAEVIIPNGKI; this is encoded by the coding sequence ATGGACTATAGTGTTGTTATTATCGTTGCCGTGATCTTTATCGTAAGGCTCGCGTTTCTTAAAGTTTCAAAGCAAAACGAGCAGGCGATACTTGCAAGTGGCGGCAAGGAGTATGGAGTGCAAAACTCAAAAAGACTTACGATCTTGCATATACTTTTTTATTTTTCATGCCTTGTTGAAGCCGTTTTAAGACGAGCCGAGCTTGATATACAAGGGCTTTTGGGGTGTGTGCTTGTAGCGTTTGCTTTAGTTATGTTATATGTGGTTACGCAGCTTTTAAAGGGAATTTGGACGGTTAAACTCATGATAGCAAACGAGCATAAATTTAACGATCACTGGCTTTTTAGAGTTGTGAAGCACCCAAATTATTTCTTAAATATCGTGCCAGAGCTTATAGGACTTGCCTTGCTTTGTCATGCGCTGTATTCGGCTGTGGTTATCTTGCCGTTTTATGCGTTTGTGCTTTATAAGAGGATAGAGGAAGAAAATCGCTTGATAGCCGAAGTCATCATTCCAAATGGTAAAATTTAG
- the infC gene encoding translation initiation factor IF-3: protein MSKEEVLLNEDIRASEVRCVGDDGTSYGVISRDEALKIAEKKGLDLVLIAPDAKPPVCKIMDYGKFRYQQEKKQKEAKKKQKVIDVKEIKLSVKIAQNDINYKVKHALEFLEEGKHVKFRVFLKGREMAAPEAGVVMLEKVWEMIKEAGNRDKEPMIEGRYVNMLVTPKKG from the coding sequence TTGAGTAAAGAAGAAGTATTGCTCAACGAAGATATAAGAGCGAGTGAAGTAAGATGTGTCGGTGATGACGGCACAAGCTATGGCGTTATCTCAAGAGATGAGGCTTTAAAAATCGCTGAAAAAAAAGGGCTTGATCTAGTTTTGATCGCGCCTGATGCAAAGCCGCCTGTTTGCAAGATCATGGATTATGGAAAATTCCGTTACCAACAAGAAAAAAAGCAAAAAGAGGCTAAGAAAAAGCAAAAAGTTATCGATGTTAAGGAGATCAAACTATCGGTAAAAATAGCTCAAAATGACATAAACTACAAGGTAAAACATGCGCTTGAGTTCCTTGAAGAGGGCAAGCACGTGAAATTTAGAGTGTTTCTAAAAGGTCGCGAGATGGCAGCTCCGGAAGCCGGTGTCGTCATGCTTGAAAAAGTTTGGGAGATGATCAAAGAAGCAGGCAATAGAGATAAAGAGCCTATGATAGAAGGCCGCTATGTCAATATGCTTGTAACACCAAAAAAAGGTTAG
- the thrS gene encoding threonine--tRNA ligase, whose amino-acid sequence MSDIIAYKLNGEIVDTQSIGDNVNSAEPVYFDNSKEALNVIRHSCAHLMAEAIKSIYPEAKFFVGPAIEDGFYYDFRVDEAGTKLGEADLEAIEAKMKELVEAKKDIVKTCFSKKEISERFKDDDLKQEVLKRIPDGPVSMYSQGIFEDICRGPHVPNTKFLRFFKLTRVAGAYLGGDETREMLNRIYGTAYADKESLKEHIRVIEEAKKRDHRKLGTEMKLFTFDDEIGGGLPLWLPNGGRLRSKIEQILYKAHRERGYEPVRGPEILKADAWKKSGHYINYKENMYFTVIDEQEYGIKPMNCVGHIKVYQDEIRSYRDLPLKFFEYGVVHRHEKSGVLHGLFRVREFTQDDAHIFCMPSQIKENILEILSFVDNIMQNFGFEYEMEISTKPAKAIGDDAIWEVATQALKDALDENGFKYGIDEGGGAFYGPKIDIKITDALKRKWQCGTIQVDFNLPERFDLGYIDSNNERQRPVMLHRALLGSFERFIGILIEHTSGELPFFVAPTQVVVVPISDTHLDYAKEIVKELRKIGVDSEISSKNESLNKRIRSAEKQRVPMIVVLGDNEVTNRTVALRDRRSREQKDMKLDEFTNLLKEKLSEVHF is encoded by the coding sequence ATGAGCGATATAATCGCATACAAACTAAATGGAGAGATAGTTGATACGCAAAGTATCGGAGATAATGTAAATTCGGCCGAGCCTGTGTATTTTGATAATTCAAAAGAGGCTCTAAACGTCATTCGCCACAGCTGCGCACACCTTATGGCAGAGGCGATTAAAAGCATTTACCCTGAAGCGAAATTTTTCGTAGGACCTGCGATAGAAGATGGATTTTACTACGATTTTAGAGTTGATGAGGCAGGAACCAAGCTTGGCGAGGCTGATTTAGAGGCTATCGAAGCCAAGATGAAAGAGCTGGTTGAAGCAAAAAAAGATATAGTTAAAACCTGTTTTTCAAAAAAAGAGATAAGCGAGAGATTTAAGGACGATGACCTCAAGCAAGAAGTTCTAAAGCGCATTCCTGACGGGCCTGTGAGTATGTATTCGCAAGGAATTTTTGAAGATATCTGCCGCGGACCGCACGTGCCGAACACTAAATTTTTAAGATTTTTCAAGCTTACTCGAGTTGCGGGAGCCTATCTTGGCGGCGATGAAACACGCGAAATGCTAAACAGAATTTACGGCACGGCATACGCGGACAAAGAGAGTTTAAAAGAGCACATAAGAGTTATCGAAGAGGCCAAAAAGCGCGATCACCGCAAGCTTGGAACCGAGATGAAACTCTTTACGTTTGATGATGAGATCGGAGGCGGACTTCCGCTATGGCTACCAAACGGCGGAAGATTAAGAAGCAAGATCGAGCAAATTTTATACAAAGCTCACAGAGAGCGCGGATACGAGCCCGTGCGAGGTCCTGAAATTTTAAAAGCCGATGCTTGGAAAAAGAGCGGACACTACATAAACTACAAAGAAAATATGTATTTTACGGTGATTGACGAGCAAGAATACGGCATCAAGCCGATGAACTGCGTCGGACACATCAAAGTATATCAAGATGAAATTCGCTCTTACCGCGACTTGCCGCTTAAATTTTTTGAATACGGCGTAGTGCATCGCCATGAAAAAAGCGGCGTTTTGCATGGACTTTTCAGAGTTCGCGAATTTACGCAAGATGATGCGCATATATTTTGTATGCCAAGCCAGATAAAAGAAAACATCCTCGAAATTTTAAGCTTTGTTGATAACATTATGCAAAATTTCGGCTTTGAATACGAAATGGAAATTTCAACAAAGCCAGCCAAAGCGATCGGTGATGACGCTATCTGGGAGGTTGCAACCCAGGCGCTTAAAGACGCACTTGATGAAAACGGATTTAAATATGGTATCGACGAAGGCGGCGGAGCGTTTTACGGACCAAAAATAGACATCAAGATAACAGACGCGCTTAAACGAAAATGGCAGTGCGGAACGATTCAGGTTGATTTTAACCTGCCTGAGAGGTTTGACCTTGGCTACATCGACAGCAATAACGAGCGCCAACGCCCTGTAATGCTTCACCGCGCGCTACTTGGAAGCTTTGAGAGATTTATAGGAATTTTGATAGAGCATACAAGCGGAGAGTTGCCGTTTTTCGTAGCGCCTACGCAGGTTGTGGTCGTGCCAATTAGCGACACGCACTTAGACTACGCAAAAGAGATAGTAAAAGAGCTTAGAAAAATAGGCGTTGATAGCGAAATTTCAAGCAAAAACGAAAGTCTAAACAAGCGCATTAGAAGCGCTGAAAAACAACGCGTACCAATGATCGTAGTACTTGGCGACAACGAAGTAACAAACCGCACGGTAGCGCTAAGAGATCGCAGAAGCAGAGAACAAAAAGATATGAAACTAGACGAATTTACCAATTTATTAAAGGAGAAACTGAGTGAGGTGCATTTTTGA
- a CDS encoding DUF523 domain-containing protein, with product MEVKEKILVSACLLGVNCKYNGSNNQTDELERKFNHIASKYEILSICPEELGGLTTPREVAEIKDQKVFTKSGKDVTEQFLKGAKICADIALQNGCKFAVLKSKSPSCGNKFIYDGSFSKTLKKGDGFTAKALKQLGVKILDENFSLDDIAK from the coding sequence TTGGAAGTGAAAGAGAAAATTTTAGTAAGTGCGTGCCTGCTTGGCGTAAATTGCAAATACAACGGCTCAAACAACCAAACAGACGAGCTTGAGCGCAAATTTAATCACATTGCTTCAAAATATGAAATTTTATCCATCTGTCCCGAAGAGCTTGGCGGGCTTACAACTCCAAGAGAGGTAGCCGAGATAAAAGATCAAAAAGTATTTACAAAAAGCGGCAAGGACGTAACCGAGCAGTTTTTAAAAGGGGCTAAAATTTGCGCCGATATAGCCTTGCAAAACGGCTGTAAATTTGCCGTTTTAAAATCCAAAAGCCCAAGTTGCGGAAACAAATTTATATATGACGGAAGCTTTAGCAAGACCCTTAAAAAAGGCGACGGCTTTACCGCAAAAGCATTAAAGCAACTCGGCGTAAAAATTTTAGATGAAAATTTCAGCTTAGATGATATAGCAAAGTAG
- a CDS encoding ABC transporter ATP-binding protein — protein MSFSNMLEAKNLSFSYGDFALKNINLSVKRGTICGLLGANGSGKSTFFNCCMNFLELKDGEILINSEVSNGKDSSWLAKNIAYVAQNLELNFPFYAKDIVLMGRSPHIKSIFGPSKKDKQIVREAMEFIGISELADKRMSELSGGQRQLVFIARALAQETPLMLLDEPTSALDFKNQILLWKILQKIASEGKTIMICTHEPNHILWFCDEVVAFDKGEVVARGKVKDIINNEFLKRIYGDTCKFKRLEERDIIFPNL, from the coding sequence ATGAGTTTTTCAAATATGCTTGAAGCTAAAAATTTATCGTTTAGCTATGGGGATTTTGCGCTTAAAAATATAAATTTAAGCGTTAAAAGAGGCACCATCTGCGGACTGCTTGGAGCAAACGGAAGCGGCAAGAGCACATTTTTTAACTGCTGTATGAATTTCTTAGAGCTTAAAGACGGAGAGATCCTTATAAATTCGGAGGTTTCAAACGGCAAGGACTCATCTTGGCTGGCTAAAAATATCGCTTACGTAGCTCAAAATTTGGAGCTAAATTTCCCATTTTACGCAAAAGATATCGTGCTCATGGGGCGCTCTCCTCACATAAAAAGCATATTTGGTCCAAGCAAAAAGGATAAGCAGATAGTGCGCGAGGCGATGGAATTTATCGGCATATCAGAGCTTGCCGATAAGCGCATGAGCGAACTTAGCGGTGGGCAGCGCCAGCTTGTATTTATCGCGCGTGCTTTGGCGCAAGAAACGCCTTTAATGCTACTTGACGAGCCGACATCGGCGCTTGATTTTAAAAATCAAATTTTGCTTTGGAAAATTTTGCAAAAGATCGCAAGCGAGGGCAAAACGATCATGATATGCACGCATGAGCCAAACCATATCTTGTGGTTTTGCGATGAAGTCGTGGCGTTTGACAAAGGCGAAGTGGTCGCCAGAGGCAAGGTAAAAGATATCATAAACAACGAGTTTTTAAAGAGAATTTACGGCGATACTTGCAAATTTAAAAGGCTTGAAGAGCGAGATATAATATTTCCGAATTTGTAA
- a CDS encoding FecCD family ABC transporter permease, which translates to MTSSEHAKSKFKSKYLFLIFLVAILAVCMVAALMLGDYKISVSKIIGVLGLKLFDLEASGISRMDQIVVFDIRMPRILTAAIIGFALSNAGAVYQACFRNPLVEPFILGASSGAALGAAFGIIFAGFFLSITASAFMFSLLAVFLSYTLARNGGIVPVVGLILSGVIVGSIFSAGVSIIKYVSEDAQLREITFWMMGGLYYSKWDALGEILAVVALCFAVLTALSWKLNLLSLGDNQAKSLGINPETYKFIFIVIATLMTATCVANVGIIAWIGLIMPHVARLLIGPDNRWVLPIAGLLGGIYLLICDTLARTITMAEIPVGIITSLVGAPFLIVLLRSKAKELLK; encoded by the coding sequence ATGACTTCTAGCGAGCATGCTAAGTCAAAATTTAAATCAAAATATCTATTTTTAATATTTCTCGTCGCGATACTTGCCGTTTGCATGGTCGCGGCACTCATGCTTGGGGATTATAAAATTTCCGTCAGCAAGATAATCGGCGTGCTTGGGCTTAAGCTGTTTGACTTAGAGGCTTCAGGTATCAGCAGGATGGATCAGATCGTGGTTTTTGATATCAGAATGCCTCGAATTTTAACCGCAGCCATCATCGGCTTTGCCCTATCAAACGCGGGTGCCGTGTATCAAGCCTGTTTTAGAAATCCGCTTGTCGAGCCGTTTATCCTAGGAGCTAGCTCGGGAGCTGCGCTTGGAGCGGCATTTGGGATTATATTTGCTGGATTTTTCCTAAGCATAACGGCAAGCGCGTTTATGTTTTCGCTTTTGGCGGTATTTTTATCATACACATTAGCGCGAAACGGCGGCATAGTGCCTGTGGTGGGGCTTATACTTTCAGGCGTAATCGTAGGCTCGATATTTTCCGCAGGTGTTTCTATCATCAAGTATGTAAGCGAGGATGCGCAACTTCGCGAGATAACGTTTTGGATGATGGGTGGGCTATACTACTCCAAATGGGACGCACTTGGCGAAATTTTAGCAGTCGTTGCGTTGTGTTTTGCGGTTTTAACCGCGCTTTCTTGGAAGCTAAATTTGCTCTCTTTAGGGGATAACCAAGCAAAAAGCCTCGGTATAAATCCCGAAACATACAAATTTATCTTTATCGTTATAGCCACGCTTATGACTGCAACCTGCGTGGCAAATGTCGGCATAATCGCTTGGATAGGGCTTATCATGCCGCATGTGGCAAGACTTCTAATAGGACCCGATAACCGCTGGGTGCTACCGATAGCTGGGCTTTTGGGCGGGATTTATCTGCTTATATGCGACACCTTAGCGCGCACGATAACGATGGCCGAAATTCCCGTTGGTATCATCACTTCGCTTGTGGGCGCGCCGTTTTTGATAGTGCTTTTAAGAAGCAAGGCAAAGGAGCTTTTAAAATGA
- a CDS encoding ABC transporter substrate-binding protein, translating into MKFFISILMIFNLAFAKDFLVKDMRGVEVKIAEPLTKIATIDDGFVEGVMTHLGVIDKVKVIGSWSMKRDYKYSFTRRSGESYTLRGWNTMKYLHPWLDELTCINSPQGNVINFENLANENPQLVILRVGDCTLRGSNKDAVEKTISTIEALGLPLVVIYAPQGAEISTMKEEMRVLGDVFNQRQKALKLFEYLDGTQKLIEERTAKLKESEKVSMLYMGLNPNVRKNGGMATAYGVNTPESFIIQNVAGAKNAFTGDGTNVILSTEQLYAIDPDVIVLPTSNGYHPVSELLDSPDFEKLGELKAVQNKRVYAMPWSPMNCARRVEYPIDMLIIAKAAYPKLFSDIKVHEFVLKFYQEVYGVDDATAKALRSEQILDWTVEDDF; encoded by the coding sequence ATGAAGTTTTTCATTTCTATTTTAATGATTTTCAATCTGGCATTTGCTAAAGATTTTTTAGTAAAAGATATGCGCGGCGTAGAGGTTAAAATAGCCGAACCGCTTACGAAGATAGCAACTATCGATGATGGCTTTGTCGAAGGCGTGATGACGCATCTTGGCGTGATTGACAAGGTTAAGGTTATCGGCTCTTGGTCGATGAAAAGAGACTACAAATACTCCTTCACAAGGCGCTCAGGCGAGAGCTACACACTTCGCGGCTGGAACACGATGAAGTATCTTCACCCTTGGCTTGATGAGCTAACCTGCATAAATTCACCGCAGGGAAACGTGATAAATTTTGAAAATTTAGCCAACGAAAATCCGCAGCTAGTCATCCTTCGCGTCGGCGACTGCACGCTTAGAGGCTCAAACAAAGACGCAGTCGAAAAGACTATCTCAACGATCGAAGCTCTTGGTCTTCCGCTTGTAGTGATTTACGCTCCTCAAGGAGCTGAAATTTCGACGATGAAAGAGGAGATGAGAGTTCTTGGCGACGTGTTTAATCAAAGGCAAAAGGCGCTTAAGCTTTTTGAATATCTTGACGGCACTCAAAAGCTCATAGAGGAGCGAACAGCCAAGCTAAAAGAGAGCGAAAAGGTAAGCATGCTTTATATGGGGCTTAATCCAAACGTCCGCAAAAACGGCGGTATGGCGACAGCTTACGGAGTAAATACGCCCGAATCTTTCATCATACAAAATGTCGCAGGCGCTAAAAACGCATTTACGGGCGATGGAACAAACGTGATCTTAAGCACCGAGCAACTTTACGCGATAGATCCTGACGTGATCGTGCTTCCTACATCAAACGGCTATCACCCTGTAAGCGAACTTTTGGATTCTCCTGACTTTGAAAAGCTAGGCGAGCTAAAAGCGGTGCAAAACAAGCGCGTATATGCGATGCCTTGGTCGCCGATGAACTGCGCTAGACGCGTTGAATACCCTATCGACATGTTAATCATCGCAAAAGCTGCGTATCCAAAGCTATTTAGCGATATAAAGGTTCATGAGTTCGTGCTTAAATTTTATCAAGAAGTTTACGGCGTAGATGACGCTACGGCTAAGGCGCTAAGAAGCGAGCAAATTTTAGACTGGACCGTGGAAGATGACTTCTAG
- the nhaA gene encoding Na+/H+ antiporter NhaA gives MSGIKSGIKKFLQHQASSGIILMIATVLALICQNTFLSHFYNEFLRTPFSVSFGEYGLNKPLILWVNDGLMAVFFFLIGLELKREVIEGELRDPAQIGLPIIGAVGGVILPAIIFWMFTKDDSFALRGWAIPTATDIAFALGILSLLGSRVPTSLKVFLMTLAIIDDLCAIVIIALFYTSKLSLASLLISGSCLVVLFALNRLGVKSKIAFLVVGLILWVSVLKSGVHATIAGVVAAFFIPLSFKDEPNHSMLKNIEHDLHGWVAFAILPIFAFVNAGVSLKGIDIEHILSPVPLGTILGLFIGKQIGVFGFSYMAIKFGFSGLPDKATYKQLYGVAILCGVGFTMSLFVNGLAYHDSDAFAHTDKLAILLGSFISGIIGYIMLRFTTSANTNNND, from the coding sequence ATGAGTGGAATTAAGAGCGGAATAAAGAAATTTCTGCAACATCAAGCCAGTTCCGGCATTATATTGATGATCGCTACAGTACTTGCGCTAATTTGTCAAAATACTTTTTTAAGTCATTTTTATAATGAATTTTTACGCACTCCTTTTAGTGTAAGTTTTGGTGAATATGGTCTAAATAAGCCATTAATTCTTTGGGTTAATGACGGACTTATGGCGGTATTTTTCTTTCTAATCGGACTTGAGCTAAAACGCGAGGTTATAGAAGGTGAGCTAAGAGATCCTGCTCAAATAGGACTGCCTATAATAGGCGCTGTTGGCGGTGTTATATTGCCGGCTATAATATTTTGGATGTTTACCAAAGATGATAGTTTTGCACTTAGAGGATGGGCTATACCTACGGCTACGGATATAGCATTCGCTCTTGGAATTTTGAGCCTGCTTGGTTCAAGAGTACCGACTAGCCTCAAAGTATTTTTGATGACTTTAGCCATTATAGACGACCTCTGTGCTATCGTTATTATCGCTTTATTTTACACAAGTAAACTAAGTTTAGCCTCCCTGCTTATATCGGGAAGCTGTCTGGTAGTGTTATTTGCACTAAATAGGCTGGGGGTTAAAAGCAAAATAGCCTTTTTGGTCGTTGGTCTAATTCTGTGGGTAAGTGTGTTAAAATCAGGCGTTCACGCAACTATAGCAGGTGTTGTGGCGGCATTTTTCATACCTCTTAGCTTTAAAGATGAACCAAACCATTCAATGCTAAAAAATATAGAGCATGATCTTCATGGCTGGGTAGCATTTGCCATTCTGCCTATATTTGCATTCGTAAACGCAGGAGTTTCACTTAAAGGCATAGACATAGAGCATATACTCTCACCTGTACCACTTGGAACCATTCTTGGACTATTCATCGGTAAGCAAATTGGAGTATTTGGTTTTAGCTATATGGCTATCAAATTTGGCTTTTCAGGGCTACCAGATAAGGCAACTTACAAGCAGCTATACGGAGTAGCGATACTATGTGGAGTCGGTTTTACTATGAGTCTATTCGTAAACGGACTAGCATACCACGACTCTGACGCATTTGCACACACAGACAAGCTAGCTATTTTACTAGGTTCATTCATATCAGGCATTATAGGCTACATAATGCTTAGGTTCACAACTAGCGCAAATACAAACAATAATGACTAA